Proteins encoded by one window of Dyella humicola:
- a CDS encoding nucleoside permease, translated as MNLRLRLIAMNFLQFFVWGSWLLTIGAYWFQTKQWSGAQFGAIFSTMGIASLFMPSLMGVVADKWINAEKLYGLMHIGGALVLFCVPMVQSPGLMFWVMLINMMFYMPTISLSIAVAYNALKSDGKDIVKDYPPIRVWGTVGFIAALWTVSLLHLETSSGQFYVASGAALLLGLYAFTLPPCPPRFQRKPNQSLLDTLGLTSFSLFRDPRMAVFFVFAMLLGASLQLTNAYGDTFLHDFAKMGTYKDLVAVRYPAIIMSISQISETLFILAIPFFLKRFGIKTVMLISMFAWTLRFGLFAFGDPGPGLWMIVLSCIVYGMAFDFFNISGSLFVEGQSDPSIRASAQGLFMLMTNGIGAVLGSSLSGLIIEAFFTQADQSKDWHGIWITFALYSLVVAVLFMFLFKHKHDPANAQVWAEKAAH; from the coding sequence ATGAATCTCCGACTGCGCCTGATTGCGATGAACTTCCTGCAATTCTTCGTATGGGGGTCATGGCTGCTGACGATCGGCGCCTACTGGTTCCAGACCAAGCAGTGGTCCGGCGCGCAGTTCGGCGCGATCTTCTCGACCATGGGCATCGCCTCGTTGTTCATGCCGTCGCTGATGGGCGTGGTCGCGGACAAATGGATCAACGCGGAGAAGCTCTACGGCCTGATGCATATCGGCGGCGCACTGGTGCTGTTCTGCGTGCCGATGGTGCAGTCGCCGGGGCTGATGTTCTGGGTGATGTTGATCAACATGATGTTCTACATGCCGACCATCTCGCTCTCCATCGCGGTGGCCTATAACGCACTGAAAAGCGACGGCAAGGACATCGTCAAGGATTACCCGCCGATCCGCGTGTGGGGCACGGTGGGCTTCATCGCCGCGCTGTGGACGGTGAGCCTGCTGCACCTGGAAACCTCGTCCGGCCAGTTCTATGTCGCCTCCGGCGCTGCCCTGTTGTTGGGCCTGTACGCGTTCACCCTGCCGCCCTGCCCGCCGCGTTTCCAGCGCAAGCCCAACCAGTCGTTGCTCGACACGCTCGGGCTCACTTCGTTCTCGCTGTTCCGCGATCCACGCATGGCGGTGTTCTTTGTCTTTGCGATGCTGCTTGGCGCCTCGCTGCAGTTGACCAATGCCTACGGCGACACCTTCCTGCATGACTTCGCCAAGATGGGCACGTACAAGGACCTGGTGGCGGTGCGTTACCCAGCCATCATCATGTCGATCTCGCAGATTTCCGAGACGCTGTTCATCCTTGCGATTCCGTTCTTCCTGAAGCGCTTTGGCATCAAGACGGTGATGCTGATCAGCATGTTTGCCTGGACCCTGCGCTTTGGCCTGTTTGCCTTTGGCGACCCGGGCCCGGGCCTGTGGATGATCGTGCTGTCGTGCATCGTCTACGGCATGGCCTTCGATTTCTTCAATATTTCTGGCTCGCTGTTCGTCGAAGGCCAGAGCGATCCCTCGATCCGCGCCAGCGCGCAGGGCCTGTTCATGCTGATGACCAATGGCATCGGCGCGGTCTTGGGCAGTTCACTGAGCGGGCTGATCATCGAGGCGTTCTTCACGCAAGCGGACCAGAGCAAAGACTGGCACGGCATCTGGATCAC
- the rhtC gene encoding threonine export protein RhtC, producing MSLFLTIAVVHLVALLSPGPDFFFVSQTAVSRTRRQAMFGVVGITLGVMVWSALALAGLQLLLQRLAWLERLIAIAGGLYLAWMGFKILRGALSKPSSPGEEQKPVLQQGDWATLRAGLFTNLSNPKVVIYFGSVFSAFLGDRVSTGARWGLWTMVIVETMLWFTLVAGVFALPAMRRGYLRLSRWIDGLAGAVFVLFGLHLIFAKRSV from the coding sequence GTGAGTTTGTTCCTGACCATTGCGGTCGTGCACCTGGTAGCCCTGTTGAGCCCGGGTCCCGACTTCTTCTTCGTCTCGCAGACGGCAGTCAGCCGCACCCGCCGTCAGGCCATGTTTGGTGTGGTGGGAATTACCCTGGGCGTCATGGTGTGGTCGGCACTGGCCCTGGCTGGCCTGCAGTTGCTGTTGCAGCGGCTGGCCTGGCTGGAGCGGCTGATTGCCATCGCTGGTGGTCTCTACCTGGCCTGGATGGGCTTCAAAATACTGCGCGGGGCGCTGAGCAAGCCGTCGTCCCCCGGTGAGGAGCAGAAGCCCGTACTGCAGCAGGGCGACTGGGCGACCTTGCGAGCAGGCCTCTTCACCAACCTTTCCAACCCGAAGGTAGTCATCTATTTCGGCAGCGTGTTCTCTGCCTTCCTCGGCGACCGTGTGAGCACCGGCGCCCGCTGGGGCCTGTGGACCATGGTTATCGTCGAAACCATGCTGTGGTTCACGCTGGTGGCTGGTGTGTTTGCACTACCGGCAATGCGCCGCGGCTACCTGAGGCTGTCGCGCTGGATCGACGGGCTGGCGGGCGCGGTATTCGTGTTGTTCGGGCTGCACCTGATCTTTGCCAAGCGCTCGGTCTAA
- a CDS encoding FAD-binding oxidoreductase has translation MSLPDSLLVTLRSHFPEASLATGDAERLAYAYDNSRRNAKPDAVVFPTEHAQVEALVQACRAHHVPVIGRGRGTNTTGATVPVDGGVVVSFERMNRILRIDPDNRLAVVEPGVLNGDLQQALKPHGFFWPPDPSSAPWCSIGGNLACNSAGPRTVKYGSPRENTLGLRAVAGSGEGFRCGTYTSKGATGYDLTRLLIGSEGTLALITEATLKLTPKPTGLRTMRATYRDVGAAARAVARIMAQPVTPCALEFIDDVALKLARDYGGDVVPLAGAMLMVEVDGEPDTLPGAMEAVSRAARGDGLEELRVAETAEETQALWSARKALSPAQRTISPNKINEDVVVPVSRLPELVDGIKQLSKKHDVLIVSFGHAGNGNLHVNLLPRDEAERERAHACLAEVFALVIALDGTLSGEHGIGLVKREFMPLALQPSTLQLMRNVKSAFDPDGILNPGKLLP, from the coding sequence ATGAGCCTTCCCGACTCCTTGCTTGTCACCCTCCGTTCGCACTTTCCGGAGGCCTCGCTGGCCACCGGCGACGCCGAACGCCTCGCCTACGCCTACGACAACTCGCGCCGCAACGCGAAACCCGATGCCGTGGTGTTCCCTACCGAGCACGCGCAGGTAGAGGCCCTGGTGCAAGCTTGCCGTGCCCATCACGTACCCGTGATCGGTCGCGGCCGCGGCACCAATACTACCGGCGCCACGGTGCCGGTGGATGGCGGCGTGGTGGTGAGTTTCGAGCGTATGAACCGCATTCTGCGGATCGATCCGGACAATCGCTTGGCGGTGGTGGAACCGGGCGTGCTGAATGGCGATCTGCAGCAGGCACTGAAACCCCATGGGTTCTTCTGGCCGCCCGACCCCTCTTCGGCACCCTGGTGCAGCATCGGTGGCAACCTCGCCTGCAATTCGGCGGGTCCGCGCACGGTGAAATACGGCAGTCCGCGCGAGAACACACTGGGCCTGCGCGCCGTTGCGGGCTCAGGCGAAGGATTCCGCTGCGGCACGTATACGAGCAAAGGCGCCACCGGCTACGACCTCACGCGTCTACTGATCGGCTCGGAAGGCACGCTCGCGCTGATCACCGAAGCCACGCTCAAACTCACGCCCAAACCCACCGGGCTGCGCACCATGCGCGCCACCTATCGCGACGTTGGCGCCGCTGCGCGGGCGGTGGCGCGGATCATGGCGCAGCCGGTCACGCCGTGTGCGCTTGAGTTCATCGACGACGTGGCGCTCAAGCTCGCCCGTGATTACGGCGGTGACGTGGTGCCGCTGGCTGGCGCGATGTTGATGGTCGAAGTGGATGGTGAGCCGGATACCTTGCCCGGCGCGATGGAAGCGGTATCACGTGCCGCGCGCGGCGATGGGCTGGAAGAGCTGCGTGTCGCCGAGACGGCGGAGGAGACGCAGGCGCTATGGTCCGCCCGCAAGGCGCTCTCACCCGCGCAACGCACCATCTCGCCGAACAAGATCAACGAGGACGTGGTGGTGCCGGTGAGCCGGCTGCCCGAGCTGGTCGACGGCATCAAGCAGCTATCGAAGAAGCACGACGTGTTGATCGTCAGCTTCGGTCACGCCGGCAACGGCAACCTGCACGTCAACCTGCTGCCGCGCGACGAGGCAGAGCGCGAACGTGCGCATGCCTGCCTGGCGGAGGTGTTCGCGCTGGTGATCGCGCTGGATGGCACGCTCTCGGGCGAGCACGGCATCGGCCTGGTCAAGCGCGAGTTCATGCCGCTGGCGTTGCAACCCAGCACGCTGCAGCTGATGCGCAACGTGAAGTCGGCGTTTGATCCGGATGGCATCCTGAATCCGGGAAAATTATTGCCCTGA
- a CDS encoding YraN family protein encodes MRAAGARFEERAGAALQRAGLKLLARNYTTRHGELDLIMLDGDTVVFVEVRHRLRAAHGSAAASVTASKQQKLIRTAELWLAAHGKYAQRTCRFDVVTYDGPEEQTQMNWLRGAFDAH; translated from the coding sequence ATGCGTGCTGCAGGAGCGCGCTTCGAGGAACGCGCCGGCGCCGCTCTGCAGCGCGCCGGCCTCAAACTGCTGGCACGCAACTACACCACGCGCCACGGCGAGCTCGACCTGATCATGCTCGACGGCGACACCGTGGTCTTTGTCGAGGTACGTCACCGCCTGCGCGCCGCGCACGGCAGCGCGGCAGCCTCGGTCACTGCCAGCAAGCAGCAAAAGCTGATACGTACCGCCGAACTGTGGCTTGCCGCCCATGGCAAGTACGCACAGCGAACCTGTCGTTTCGATGTGGTGACCTACGACGGCCCCGAGGAGCAGACGCAGATGAACTGGCTGCGCGGCGCGTTCGACGCGCACTAG
- a CDS encoding penicillin-binding protein activator, which yields MRLYRAAGVALLISLALSACVPPTATRSPAEIAASQQADALVQQGKFEDAAQAYLALAKTSGSPDHYRLLAAEAYRQEGQLDRAAPFANDIRRQRLTGDEPSRLDLLQAELALKQHDANRALQLTTQPNISVPPALQLRLLELRAQAMQETGDFWGAARSRVEMDSQLNGLDQTQNRKQLVALLVKLGAEPLKQRAGAMQQSDRMLPWVNEALTELGVAVAHQQPALEQEVGTMMPGEGANVREGYKMPARVALLLPATGNLATASSAIREGFFAAYADASRNHAPRPLVRVYDSGGTPATAIKAYQQAVTDGAQLVIGPLTRGEVSALFGLSDLPVALLALNHPDDKSLPANGVSEFGLLPETEGAQAADHMVERGTLTAFVIVSNDDFAQRAATAFKAEMEARGGKVAGTGNLAATGVNYASTITALGMPTDGGDPNNAANDASGTNTTGVFISMRPQQARLLLPQLKLARVNLPVFGTSHIYAGVDDAGANRDLEGVEFCDAPWLFDVQPGLPNHGDIAAQLPAARGTSARLFAFGMDAWSLAPYVDWLRAHPGSYLPGASGQLTADQFGRVRRVLVWAKFQDGLARPLNGSLQMDSAPALSPPATNDQPTQG from the coding sequence ATGCGCTTGTACCGCGCCGCAGGCGTTGCCCTGCTGATTTCACTCGCACTCAGCGCCTGCGTTCCCCCAACGGCGACCCGCTCCCCCGCCGAAATCGCCGCCAGCCAGCAGGCCGATGCGCTCGTCCAGCAAGGCAAGTTCGAGGATGCGGCACAGGCGTACCTGGCCCTGGCGAAAACGTCCGGCAGCCCCGATCACTATCGTCTGCTCGCCGCCGAAGCGTATCGCCAGGAAGGTCAGCTCGACCGCGCCGCACCCTTCGCCAACGATATTCGACGCCAGCGCCTGACCGGTGATGAACCCTCTCGCCTCGACCTGCTGCAAGCCGAGTTGGCACTGAAGCAGCACGATGCGAATCGCGCCCTGCAGCTCACCACGCAACCGAACATCAGCGTGCCACCGGCGCTGCAACTTCGCCTGCTTGAGCTGCGCGCGCAGGCCATGCAGGAGACCGGCGACTTCTGGGGTGCGGCACGCTCACGCGTGGAGATGGACAGCCAGCTCAATGGCCTCGATCAAACACAAAATCGCAAACAGCTGGTCGCCCTACTGGTGAAGCTCGGCGCTGAACCACTGAAACAGCGCGCCGGCGCCATGCAGCAAAGTGATCGCATGCTGCCGTGGGTGAACGAGGCGCTGACTGAGCTCGGCGTCGCGGTAGCGCATCAGCAACCCGCGCTGGAACAGGAAGTCGGCACCATGATGCCGGGCGAAGGCGCGAATGTGCGCGAGGGCTACAAGATGCCTGCGCGCGTCGCCCTGCTGTTGCCCGCGACCGGTAATCTCGCCACGGCGAGCTCGGCTATCCGTGAGGGCTTTTTTGCTGCTTACGCCGATGCCTCACGCAATCACGCGCCTCGACCGCTGGTGCGCGTATACGACAGCGGCGGTACGCCAGCCACGGCCATCAAGGCTTATCAGCAAGCCGTCACCGACGGGGCACAACTGGTAATCGGGCCGCTGACGCGTGGCGAGGTTTCCGCCTTGTTCGGCCTGTCGGACCTGCCGGTGGCCCTGCTCGCGCTGAATCATCCGGACGACAAGAGCCTGCCGGCCAATGGCGTGAGCGAATTCGGCTTGCTGCCGGAAACCGAGGGCGCCCAGGCGGCCGACCACATGGTCGAGCGCGGCACTCTCACGGCGTTCGTCATCGTCAGCAACGACGACTTTGCGCAACGCGCCGCCACCGCCTTCAAGGCCGAAATGGAGGCCCGCGGCGGCAAAGTTGCCGGCACCGGCAACCTCGCCGCCACCGGCGTCAACTACGCCTCGACCATCACCGCGCTGGGCATGCCGACCGATGGCGGTGACCCCAACAACGCCGCCAATGATGCAAGCGGCACCAACACCACCGGTGTATTCATCAGCATGCGCCCGCAGCAGGCACGGCTGCTGCTGCCGCAGCTCAAGCTCGCCCGCGTGAACCTGCCCGTGTTCGGCACCTCGCATATCTATGCCGGCGTAGACGACGCCGGTGCCAACCGTGACCTGGAAGGCGTCGAATTCTGCGACGCGCCGTGGTTGTTTGACGTGCAGCCAGGCCTGCCCAATCACGGCGACATCGCCGCGCAGCTGCCAGCCGCGCGCGGCACGTCGGCGCGGCTGTTCGCCTTCGGCATGGATGCCTGGAGTCTTGCGCCTTACGTCGACTGGCTGCGCGCGCATCCCGGCAGCTATCTGCCGGGCGCCAGCGGTCAGCTCACCGCTGACCAGTTCGGTCGCGTGCGTCGCGTGCTGGTGTGGGCGAAGTTCCAGGACGGCCTGGCCCGTCCGCTTAATGGCAGCCTGCAGATGGATAGCGCGCCGGCATTGTCGCCGCCCGCCACCAACGATCAGCCCACCCAGGGCTGA
- the rsmI gene encoding 16S rRNA (cytidine(1402)-2'-O)-methyltransferase: MSQIQPGLLWVVATPIGHRDDFSVRAIETLRSVAVIAAEDTRHSRPLLTHYNIGTPLVALHEHNERDVVDAIVRRLQGGESVALISDAGTPLISDPGFRLVRAARAAGIRCAPVPGPCAAIAGLSVAGLPSDRFVFEGFLPPKSAARRARLQELAGDARTLIFYESSHRVAESLADMREIFGEEREGVLARELTKLFETVLGESLGELATRVANDPNQQRGEHVILVAGRGEETDAREAEGRRVFALLREELPPAKAAKLAAAITGAPRKLLYEG, encoded by the coding sequence ATGTCACAGATTCAGCCCGGCCTGCTATGGGTGGTCGCCACGCCGATTGGCCATCGCGACGATTTTTCCGTGCGCGCCATTGAAACCCTGCGCTCGGTCGCGGTCATTGCCGCGGAAGACACGCGGCACAGTCGCCCGCTGCTTACGCACTACAACATCGGCACGCCGCTGGTGGCCTTGCATGAGCACAATGAACGCGACGTGGTCGATGCGATCGTGCGGCGCTTGCAGGGCGGTGAATCGGTCGCCTTGATCTCTGATGCGGGTACGCCCTTGATCAGCGATCCCGGCTTCCGGCTGGTGCGAGCGGCGCGTGCGGCCGGCATCCGTTGTGCGCCGGTGCCCGGCCCGTGCGCAGCCATCGCAGGACTTTCCGTGGCAGGTCTGCCTAGCGACCGCTTTGTATTCGAGGGTTTCCTCCCGCCCAAGTCCGCGGCGCGACGCGCCCGTTTGCAGGAACTTGCGGGCGATGCGCGCACGCTCATCTTCTATGAGTCGTCGCATCGAGTGGCGGAGAGCCTCGCCGATATGCGCGAGATCTTTGGCGAAGAGCGCGAAGGCGTGCTGGCGCGCGAATTGACCAAGCTGTTTGAGACGGTGCTCGGCGAATCGCTGGGCGAGCTGGCGACGCGGGTGGCGAACGACCCGAATCAGCAGCGCGGCGAGCATGTGATTCTGGTGGCCGGTCGCGGCGAGGAAACCGATGCGCGCGAAGCGGAGGGGCGGCGTGTTTTCGCCCTGTTGCGCGAGGAGTTGCCGCCCGCCAAGGCGGCCAAGCTGGCGGCGGCCATTACCGGTGCGCCGCGCAAGCTGTTGTACGAGGGTTAG
- the mraZ gene encoding division/cell wall cluster transcriptional repressor MraZ: MFQGETAITVDDKGRLAIPTAYRELVADACANRLVITYNPFESGCLWLFPYAEWEQVRDQVNSLPKVKAAHRDMQMKLVGAASVVEPDGAARILLPTSQRATTGIEKKAVLLGMGNKFELWSEQAHLAKIRQTIGEDEITNEMAELRL, translated from the coding sequence GTGTTCCAGGGCGAAACCGCCATCACTGTTGACGACAAGGGCCGGCTGGCCATTCCGACCGCGTATCGCGAGTTGGTGGCCGACGCCTGCGCCAATCGTCTGGTGATCACCTACAACCCCTTCGAGTCGGGCTGCCTGTGGCTGTTCCCGTATGCGGAGTGGGAGCAGGTGCGCGACCAGGTGAACTCCCTGCCCAAGGTCAAGGCCGCTCATCGCGACATGCAGATGAAGCTGGTGGGCGCCGCGAGCGTGGTCGAACCGGATGGCGCGGCACGCATCCTGCTGCCGACCAGCCAGCGCGCGACCACGGGGATCGAGAAGAAAGCGGTTCTGCTGGGCATGGGCAACAAGTTCGAGCTGTGGAGCGAACAGGCCCACCTGGCCAAGATCCGCCAGACCATCGGCGAAGACGAGATCACCAACGAGATGGCGGAGCTGCGCCTGTAA
- the rsmH gene encoding 16S rRNA (cytosine(1402)-N(4))-methyltransferase RsmH → MAERLVHIPVMLGEAVEGLAVREGGRYLDGTFGRGGHARAVLSRLGPDGRLLLMDRDPQAIATAQAEFAADPRVSIRHANFSSMAEWDETGGGLDGILLDLGVSSPQLDEAARGFSFMADAPLDMRMDTTQGESAADFLAHASDREIADVLWVFGEERFSRKIARAIVEDRAETPITRTGQLAALIERVVGRREPGKHPATRSFQALRIYVNGELDALAKGLEAALSLLKVGGRLSVISFHSLEDRAVKLFIRDHSGRVQGSRRGPPVAAAPARLAAVGKAQFPSDAELAVNPRSRSAVLRVAEKLE, encoded by the coding sequence ATGGCCGAGCGGTTAGTGCACATCCCGGTGATGCTGGGTGAAGCAGTGGAGGGACTCGCCGTGCGGGAAGGCGGGCGTTATCTCGATGGCACCTTCGGACGGGGCGGGCACGCCCGGGCCGTGCTGTCGCGTCTGGGTCCGGACGGGCGCCTCTTGCTGATGGATCGCGACCCCCAGGCCATCGCCACCGCGCAGGCCGAGTTCGCCGCCGATCCGCGCGTGTCGATCCGTCATGCCAATTTCTCCAGCATGGCCGAGTGGGACGAAACCGGCGGCGGCCTGGACGGCATCCTGCTTGATCTGGGCGTGTCCTCGCCGCAGCTGGACGAAGCCGCACGCGGCTTCAGTTTCATGGCCGATGCCCCGTTGGACATGCGCATGGACACCACCCAGGGCGAAAGCGCCGCGGATTTTCTGGCGCATGCCAGCGATCGCGAGATCGCCGACGTGCTGTGGGTGTTTGGAGAAGAGCGCTTTAGTCGCAAGATTGCGCGTGCCATCGTCGAAGACCGTGCCGAAACCCCGATCACCCGCACGGGTCAGCTGGCCGCGCTCATCGAGCGCGTCGTGGGCCGCCGCGAACCGGGCAAGCATCCGGCCACGCGTAGCTTCCAGGCGCTGCGGATTTACGTGAACGGCGAGCTGGACGCGTTGGCGAAGGGCCTCGAGGCGGCGTTGTCGCTGCTCAAGGTGGGCGGCCGCCTGTCGGTGATCAGCTTCCATTCGCTGGAGGATCGCGCGGTCAAGCTGTTCATTCGCGACCACTCCGGTCGCGTGCAAGGCAGCCGCCGTGGTCCGCCGGTGGCGGCGGCACCCGCCCGCCTGGCTGCGGTAGGCAAGGCGCAGTTTCCTTCCGATGCCGAACTAGCCGTCAATCCGCGCTCCCGTTCGGCGGTGCTGCGCGTGGCGGAGAAACTGGAATGA
- the ftsL gene encoding cell division protein FtsL — protein MKVLGGIFMLILIAAVLSSAIAVVWTRHESRVLFVELTRLQDQRDDLNIEYGKLELEQATWAEPRRVDDESRQKLGMVNPKPQDIQLVRR, from the coding sequence ATGAAGGTCCTCGGCGGCATCTTCATGTTGATCCTCATCGCGGCGGTGCTATCCAGCGCCATTGCCGTGGTGTGGACGCGCCATGAGAGCCGCGTGCTGTTTGTCGAGCTGACCCGCCTGCAGGACCAGCGCGACGACCTCAATATCGAATACGGCAAGCTGGAGCTCGAGCAGGCCACTTGGGCCGAGCCGCGCCGCGTCGATGACGAGTCACGGCAGAAGCTCGGCATGGTCAATCCCAAGCCGCAAGACATCCAGCTGGTGCGTCGATGA